A window of the Fulvia fulva chromosome 3, complete sequence genome harbors these coding sequences:
- a CDS encoding Mannitol-1-phosphate 5-dehydrogenase: MGLKGVHFGGGNIGRGFVAEFLHNSGFEVVFVDVMDSIINALQGASSYEVTEIGPDGETKFTIDNYRAINSKHDVQKVIDEIATADTVTCAVGPNILKFIAEPIAKGIEARKSEQPLAVIACENAIGATDTLRGFIEEKLSAETKKNLAAKAEFANSAIDRIVPIQDADAGLNVKIEKFYEWCVEEKPFKKSGAPKIKGVHYVDDLQPYIERKLFTVNTGHATAAYYGYNRGKAFIHEVLEDKELHDIVQDTLKETAHLICTKHTHISKADQEDYVKAIVKRISNPVLKDNVERVGRAPLRKLSRKERFIGPAAHLAEQGDSFEHLLGGIEMALRFQNVEGDDESKELAQILKDNDADTATAKLTSLEKDHPLFAKVSERVKKVQSS, from the exons ATGGGTCTCAAGGGCGTCCACTTCGGTGGTGGCAACATCGGCCGTGGCTTCGTTGCTGAGTTCTTGCACAACTCTGGGTTCGAGGTCGTCTTCGTCGATGTAATGGACAGTATTATCAATGCTCTCCAGGGTGCTTCCTCCTATGAGGTCACCGAGATTGGCCCAGACGGCGAGACTAAGTTCACCATTGACAACTACCGCGCCATCAACTCGAAGCATGATGTGCAGAAGGTCATTGACGAGATCGCTACCGCCGACACCGTCACCTGTGCAGTTGGCCCCAACATCCTCAAGTTCATCGCAGAGCCTATCGCCAAGGGTATCGAGGCTCGCAAGTCCGAGCAGCCACTCGCCGTCATTGCCTGCGAGAACGCCATCGGTGCCACCGACACCCTCCGCGGCTTCATCGAGGAAAAGCTGTCCGCCGAGACCAAGAAGAACCTGGCCGCCAAAGCTGAGTTCGCCAATTCGGCTATTGACCGCATCGTGCCAATCCAGGATGCGGACGCCGGTCTCAACGTCAAGATTGAGAAGTTCTACGAGTGGTGCGTCGAGGAGAAGCCATTCAAGAAGAGCGGTGCACCAAAGATCaagggcgtccactacgTCGACGACCTTCAGCCATACATTGAGCGTAAGCTCTTCACTGTCAACACTGGTCACGCAACTGCAGCCTACTACGGCTACAACCGTGGCAAGGCGTTCATTCACGAGGtgctcgaggacaaggagcTTCACGACATCGTGCAGGACACTCTCAAGGAGACTGCCCACCTGATCTGCACCAAGCACACCCACATCAGCAAGGCCGACCAGGAGGACTACGTCAAGGCT ATTGTCAAGCGTATCTCCAACCCAGTCCTCAAGGACAACGTCGAGCGTGTCGGCCGCGCACCACTCCGCAAGCTCTCTCGCAAGGAGCGTTTCATCGGCCCAGCTGCCCACCTCGCAGAGCAGGGTGACTCCTTCGAGCATCTCCTCGGCGGCATCGAGATGGCTCTCCGCTTCCAGAACGTGGAGGGCGACGACGAGTCAAAGGAGTTGGCACAGATCCTCAAGGACAACGACGCCGACACTGCCACTGCGAAGCTCACCAGCCTCGAGAAGGACCACCCACTCTTCGCCAAGGTTTCCGAGCGCGTCAAGAAGGTCCAGAGCTCATAG